The following coding sequences are from one Shewanella putrefaciens window:
- a CDS encoding rhodanese-like domain-containing protein, translated as MHNVIRQSVSRTLMVLALGVIALPVIAGGGSEMSEVPYNEIQLNPISMMEAETLVGKQGVYFFDVNTLEIWAEGFIPGAVFFNVQNWRELLPKNKDAVMVFYCANRLCTTSNMAARETMKLGYTGVRHMADGIYGWRMSGRVTEKP; from the coding sequence ATGCATAACGTGATTCGTCAAAGTGTAAGCCGAACATTGATGGTGTTGGCCTTAGGCGTGATAGCCCTGCCAGTGATAGCTGGTGGAGGTTCTGAAATGTCTGAAGTGCCCTATAACGAAATCCAATTAAATCCTATTTCGATGATGGAAGCGGAGACCTTGGTTGGCAAGCAAGGTGTTTATTTTTTCGACGTAAATACGCTGGAGATATGGGCAGAAGGTTTTATCCCCGGAGCGGTTTTTTTCAATGTTCAGAATTGGAGAGAGTTACTTCCAAAGAATAAAGATGCGGTCATGGTGTTTTACTGCGCTAACCGCCTTTGCACCACCAGCAATATGGCGGCGAGAGAAACCATGAAGCTAGGTTACACCGGTGTGCGTCATATGGCCGATGGTATTTATGGCTGGCGTATGTCTGGGCGAGTAACAGAAAAACCTTAG